The stretch of DNA TTACGCTTGGCAGCACGGTTGAGCGCCCCTGTTTCAACCTGGTACAACTTCGCGAGATCGCTGTCCAGCATGACCTGCACCCCGCGCACCGTGTATATGAGGTCGCGTATGGCCGGCTCGTTCGCAGGAACGATTGCGACCGCCGTGTTTTCTTCCGTTTCCATGAGTTCGGCGGATGGGTTCTTCTCTTGCTTAGCCATAGTTTCCGCCCTTTCGTTTTGCATTTGATGAAGCGAATTCTACCAAGCAGGAAAGGCGCCTGTAGCAAGAGCGCCTTTCCCCGTCGGTTTCTACTCGGTTACAGCCGCTTGGCGGACCTTAGCTTGAACGAGCATGGCCTCTAGCTGCTCGACGGTGAAACTCAAACCGGGCGCGGGCGGAGGAAAGGAAAGCCCCTTCGAGCGGAAGGGGCCGAGATGCAGGGATGCCCGGGGAGGGGGCGGTTGTCCAGGCCGTCCCCTGCTCCCGGGCGCTTTGGGCCGCGGCGCGAAGGAATGTTGTGAAGAAAGGTCGTCGCGCGGCGGCGTCCTCCGGCGCCGGCGAGATGTGAAAGGAGCCGGCGACCGGGCCCCGCCGAGGGCGTGTCAGAAAGGTTGTCCCTTCGGGCGGGGGTGGTGCGAAGGGCCGTCCGGGGTCCCGCCCGGCGGCTCGCCTCGTCGTGGGCCGGCGGCCCACGGGGGCGGCTGCTCGAAGGAGCCAGCAGGCGCCCCCGCGGGCCGCCGGGCGTCGGCGGGGCCTTCCCGGGCGGCCGGGAGTCCGGGGCGGGCCCGAACCCCCGGCCTGCCGGCCAAGACATGGACGAAAGCCCAGGTCCCAGCCTTCGGGGCCGGAGGGCCGGAGCGGAAGCCCCGGTCCCCCGGCCTCGGGGAGGCGTCAATCGGTCAGACTAGCGGGTGGCCGTCCACACGCCGGAGCCGTCGACCCAGTAGCGGCCGACCCACGTATTGGAGGCCATGGCGCCGGAGGCGTCCATGTAGTACCACTTGCCGCCGACCTGCTGCCAGCCGGTGAGCATCTTGCCGAAGGTGCCGTCGTGGGCGGTGTTCAGGAGGTACCAGGCGCCGTCCTTCACCCAGCCGGACTGCATGGCGCCGGACTTGGCGAAGTAGTACCACTCGCCGCCGTCCTTCTGCCAGCCGGTGAGCATGGCGCCGTACTCGCCCTTGTGGGACTGGTTCAGCATGTACCAGGTGCCGTCGGCGTCCTGGAACCACTTCGTGTTGGTCATCTTGCCGCTCTTCTCGAAGTGGTACCACTCGCCGCCGATGAGCTTCCACTGGTCCTTGACCTGCTTGCCGTCCTTGTAGTAGGCCCAGTCGTTGCCGGAGCCCACCCAGCCGGTCTTGCCGGCGGCGGGCTGGGCAGGCGCCACGGGCTTGGCGGTCGGCACGTAGGCCACGGTGGCGGTTCCCTTGTAGTTGCCCTTGTAGGTCACCGTGATGGTCTTGGTGGCCGGGTCGGCCTTGTAGGTGAAGTCGCTCGAGGACAGGCCGGGCACCGTGACGACCGGCAGGCCGGCGGCGTCGTAGGACACCTGGGGCTTGGCCGTGACCGTCGCGGGCTTGATCGTGAAGTCGACCGTCTTCTCGCCCGTCCAGCCCTCGGAGGCCTTGCCCGTCACCGTCACCTTGTAGGAGCCGGCGTTCGAGGCGCCGCCCGCGACCGACACGGCGTAGGCGTCCGCCGGAACGACGACCTTCTTGCCGCCGTCCGTGTAGCTGACCTCGACCTTCGGGTCCTGGGCCTTGCCGTTGTACACGGCGTCCGCGACCGAGACGTCGGCCTTGGCGACGTCGTAGAGGACCGTCGCCTCCTTCTCCACCGTGCCGGTGAAGTTGCCGGTGCCGGTGACGGTGGCCTTGACCTTGCCGGGGAGCGTGCCCTCGGTCTTCACCGCGTAGTCGGTGCCGGCCGCAAGCGCCGTCTCGCCGAACGTCACGGACACGGCCGCGTCGGCGCCGGGGGCGGTGGAGCCCGCGACGGCCACGTTGTCGGCCGCAAGCTCGGCCGGGGCGATCTCGTAGGGGACCTTCACCTGGCCGGTGAAGTTGCCGTTCTTCGGCACGATGGTCACGTAGGACGTGCCGGCGTTCACGCCGCCCTCGACGCCGAACGTGACGTCGTCGGCGATGTTCTTCAGATCAATCGCGCCCTTGCTGTAGCCCTTGTTGACCGGCGTGACCTTGGAGTCCTTGATGGAGACGGTCGGCACCTGCTCCTTGCCGTTGTACACCAGGCCCTCGGCGCCGACAAGCTTGACCGACCCCTTCACGTTGGAGGCGTCGGAGAGCTCGAGCGGGGCGATCTGGAACGGCACCTTGAACGAGCCGGCGTAGTCGCCCTTGCCGGTGACCACGGCGTAGGCCGGGGCGTCCTTGGTGGTGGCGTTCTCGTTGTTCTCGAAGGTGACCTTGTAGGTGCCGGCAGGGGCAGGATCCGTCGTGCCCTTCTGGACGACGGTGACCGTGGGCTCGACCGGCTTGAGCGGGTCGTACAGGCTGCCCTCGGCGACCGTGGCCGTGTAGAGGCTCTCGATGGTCTTGTTGGTGACCAGGAACTCGCCGTAGACGACCGCAGAGACGGCGTCGGAGTAGTTGCCCATGCCCTTGACCGTGAAGGAGTAGCGCGTCTCGCCCTGGTCGAGGTCGCTCTGGTCCTTCGCCTTGGTCGGGCCCTCGACGGTGTAGTCGACGCCCTCTTCGAGCACGACCTCCTTCGCACCGTCGCCCGTGCCGACCGTGTAGCTCACGACCGGGTTGAGGACCTTGCCGTCGAAGTCGGCCGTCAGCTGGTTGTCGGCCTCGGCCGTCGCCTTCAGCGTCTGCAGGGAGCTGGGGGTGATGGCGAAGGGCACCGTGAACTCGCCAGAGTAGTTGCCGGAGAACTTGTAGGTGATGGTGCCGCCCTCGGCCACCGTCGTGTTGTCGCCGTAGGTGACGGTGTAGTCGTACGGATCCTCAGAGGTCGGGTCGGTCTGGCGAACGAGTTCTTTGTCGCCGACTTCGACCGTCGGGACGGGCTTGATGGGAGCGCCCGTGAACTGCGTGGTCAGGCCGCCCGTCGCGGTGGTGGACAGCGTCGGGTTCGCGTACGTGATGGTGGAGTTGGCGTTCTTGCCGGTCGTGACCTCGAGCGGGGTGATGGCGAACGTCATCGGGTCTGACTCGCCCACGTAATCCTGACCCTGGGACACGACCTTGATCTGGTAAGTGCCGGCATTTTTGATCGCCTGTTTATCTCCGTTCT from Xiamenia xianingshaonis encodes:
- a CDS encoding N-acetylmuramoyl-L-alanine amidase family protein, with protein sequence MTPAAALSQAALEATPAYADAITNGTITTPAQDLADWTEWKAGGDYNSGYATSIARVNVTNQADLVYSGDTLTPTFEVIIKVAKTDGTGNPAYYTLANTMYDATANSADVKNAGNYTYTFSFEGEGAPALAGGNELVVSVAKATATVTLVQGTVGVSTADALREATSVELSVEEDNVLSKANVTYGTESVEGAKLASASTDPYAAPGVVPVTIQMTNANATNYDVVVAGSTTPLEGKKGDNTVFTTTTSIVEATDYKVELDDRSAADGVKAVNNGTALDVPYKGSARGEAVKSAIKVTQGAEGPSVTWTPIYLNADNSPVVDSKGKPTSPTMPGKYKVQVKVGNQVLKTVPFTVYVDLSTMVKTGDGDTAPTHVMTVQVDGRWPNEVKLKAEENMTSAKAIAQIEKGMAITLKDADKPVPFEGNFKLISNSFTEGENAGGTATMMPASEGSAYRGTLPVTYSYGKALPAVELVKDSKPYNGDTGYTLEELISFKVPTSEIPGNDDYVIVATLMENGKPALNDDGDPIVVKGENGDKQAIKNAGTYQIKVVSQGQDYVGESDPMTFAITPLEVTTGKNANSTITYANPTLSTTATGGLTTQFTGAPIKPVPTVEVGDKELVRQTDPTSEDPYDYTVTYGDNTTVAEGGTITYKFSGNYSGEFTVPFAITPSSLQTLKATAEADNQLTADFDGKVLNPVVSYTVGTGDGAKEVVLEEGVDYTVEGPTKAKDQSDLDQGETRYSFTVKGMGNYSDAVSAVVYGEFLVTNKTIESLYTATVAEGSLYDPLKPVEPTVTVVQKGTTDPAPAGTYKVTFENNENATTKDAPAYAVVTGKGDYAGSFKVPFQIAPLELSDASNVKGSVKLVGAEGLVYNGKEQVPTVSIKDSKVTPVNKGYSKGAIDLKNIADDVTFGVEGGVNAGTSYVTIVPKNGNFTGQVKVPYEIAPAELAADNVAVAGSTAPGADAAVSVTFGETALAAGTDYAVKTEGTLPGKVKATVTGTGNFTGTVEKEATVLYDVAKADVSVADAVYNGKAQDPKVEVSYTDGGKKVVVPADAYAVSVAGGASNAGSYKVTVTGKASEGWTGEKTVDFTIKPATVTAKPQVSYDAAGLPVVTVPGLSSSDFTYKADPATKTITVTYKGNYKGTATVAYVPTAKPVAPAQPAAGKTGWVGSGNDWAYYKDGKQVKDQWKLIGGEWYHFEKSGKMTNTKWFQDADGTWYMLNQSHKGEYGAMLTGWQKDGGEWYYFAKSGAMQSGWVKDGAWYLLNTAHDGTFGKMLTGWQQVGGKWYYMDASGAMASNTWVGRYWVDGSGVWTATR